A single region of the Actinoplanes sp. SE50/110 genome encodes:
- a CDS encoding DUF58 domain-containing protein produces MTARGIGLLAAAAVLLAAGFGYHYPDLALLGAAGLVAAAGALAFAFWRPRLRVHRVAEPDRVARGDAARMRLTVGNTSRFRAASMIATDRCGGTSVPVPLLRLLPGADTTAEYPVPTGRRGIVPIGPLRITRGDPLGLVRLARTYGEVATVWVHPRIHLLRATPAGMARSLDGRIDKVPQGTITFDALREYVIGDELRRVHWRSSAKVGELMVREQLDTAEPTIVVLLDDRDTAYPDPEAFESACEAAASIVAAAVREDLPVGLHLVTTVATGPYLDVLTEVQPRPGDLTATVRRMRAQRLGDTLVFLTGPGGRTDLGAVSSLKGTYPVILAAILGDRDAAPVPAGDRLIVIEAADGAEFAAAWDGVRGW; encoded by the coding sequence GTGACCGCTCGCGGCATCGGCCTGCTGGCCGCGGCGGCGGTCCTGCTCGCCGCGGGCTTCGGCTACCACTATCCGGATCTCGCCCTGCTCGGCGCGGCCGGCCTGGTCGCCGCCGCGGGCGCGCTCGCCTTCGCCTTCTGGCGGCCCCGGCTCCGCGTGCACCGGGTCGCCGAGCCCGACCGGGTGGCCCGCGGCGACGCCGCCCGGATGCGGCTCACGGTCGGCAACACCAGCCGGTTCCGGGCGGCCAGCATGATCGCCACCGACCGGTGCGGCGGCACGAGCGTCCCGGTTCCGCTGCTGCGCCTGCTTCCCGGCGCCGACACCACCGCGGAGTACCCGGTGCCGACCGGGCGCCGCGGCATCGTCCCGATCGGCCCGCTGCGGATCACCCGCGGCGACCCGCTCGGCCTGGTCCGGCTGGCCCGGACGTACGGCGAGGTGGCCACCGTCTGGGTGCATCCGCGGATCCACCTGCTGCGGGCCACCCCGGCCGGGATGGCCCGCAGCCTCGACGGCCGGATCGACAAGGTGCCGCAGGGCACGATCACCTTCGACGCGCTGCGCGAATACGTGATCGGCGACGAGCTGCGCCGGGTGCACTGGCGCAGCTCCGCCAAGGTCGGCGAGCTGATGGTCCGCGAGCAGCTGGACACGGCCGAGCCGACGATCGTAGTGCTGCTCGACGACCGGGACACCGCCTACCCCGATCCGGAGGCGTTCGAGTCGGCCTGCGAGGCGGCCGCGTCGATCGTCGCGGCCGCCGTCCGCGAGGACCTCCCGGTCGGCCTGCACCTGGTCACCACCGTGGCGACCGGGCCGTACCTGGACGTGCTGACCGAGGTGCAGCCCCGCCCCGGCGATCTGACGGCGACGGTCCGGCGGATGCGCGCCCAGCGCCTCGGCGACACCCTGGTCTTCCTGACCGGACCGGGCGGCCGGACCGACCTCGGCGCCGTCAGCTCGCTCAAGGGCACGTACCCCGTGATCCTCGCCGCGATCCTCGGCGACCGCGACGCGGCGCCGGTCCCGGCCGGCGACCGCCTGATCGTGATCGAGGCCGCCGACGGCGCCGAGTTCGCCGCGGCCTGGGACGGTGTACGCGGATGGTGA
- a CDS encoding transglutaminase domain-containing protein has translation MVRWPRLVVVPLALAGMLALAGLTLGRIYADDLLFRLVAGAAIGSIGAGVATRRLPSWSAAPVSAVLLATYTALALKLAAGHAGLTTPFPSIVRDALVNGIPRLLTALIPVESTPDTVVVPVVATWLAGMAAVEVGVRARRVLLGTLTPMCLYAGALYVVGPNAGPAVAPTLGVVALVVAALAVSVDRDPAAADLPAAVRARSLGAAAVGLVAVVGLAAVVGPWISGQVGGDPVDPRRYVEPPQVDSLDESPLNRISGWMLAPGQQLFTYQPASPPAGRATTVRVRLAVLSDYDGVTWKVGALYRNAGRVLPESTRPPGTDVTELRQRITIAGLTGRLLPAVATPAELSGARVAFDAGTGTMIRPEGLTSGLTYTATSEVPTPDLNLLPTAEAPAGDAVVRYLTVGDGVPDPIQKLAEHLADGNGGAFDRASAIEQFLAGHYRETPDAPSGHAYPNLAYFLFGPRGRGGQEGTSEQFAASFALLARLTGLPSRVVVGFDAPAKGGQVTGGDAIAWPEVLFDGLGWVPFDPMPTSDDPRPVEEDFTPKPTTPPTTPPQTDTSTGSAPPSTPAAAAAVRPGGGLSGPVVAGAASGSVLLVLMAAGLTVMRLRRGLRLRRLGKGSPDQRITGAWREFTDALRLAGQPVPGHLSATEMAAYAAAPPAARRTALLRRATPVAPSRPSSMSAAPASSASRSPSASPVGPSLSSASTSASSVAASTSAWSVAASTSASSASASSASASATAAGSSSPSSVPSPAQAAESVEVGDAGAQPPLPPLPPLDALVDAVNTVGFAPGAAAAGQADRAGAQVLAYAAALRERQSWWRKIWWTVHPGPLRWHR, from the coding sequence ATGGTGAGATGGCCGCGTCTCGTCGTGGTGCCGCTCGCGCTGGCCGGGATGCTTGCGCTGGCCGGGCTGACGCTCGGCCGGATCTACGCCGACGACCTGCTGTTCCGGCTGGTCGCCGGCGCCGCGATCGGCTCGATCGGGGCCGGGGTGGCCACCCGCCGGCTGCCGTCCTGGAGCGCCGCGCCGGTCTCCGCGGTGCTGCTGGCCACCTACACGGCGCTCGCGCTGAAACTCGCCGCCGGGCATGCCGGACTGACCACCCCGTTCCCGTCGATCGTCCGGGACGCCCTGGTGAACGGCATCCCGCGGCTGCTTACCGCCCTGATTCCGGTGGAGTCCACACCGGACACCGTGGTCGTGCCGGTCGTGGCCACGTGGCTCGCCGGGATGGCCGCGGTCGAGGTCGGCGTGCGGGCGCGGCGCGTGCTGCTGGGCACGCTCACCCCGATGTGCCTGTACGCGGGTGCCCTGTACGTGGTCGGGCCGAACGCCGGCCCGGCCGTGGCACCCACCCTCGGCGTGGTCGCCCTGGTGGTGGCCGCGCTCGCGGTGTCCGTGGACCGCGATCCGGCCGCCGCCGATCTGCCCGCCGCCGTGCGTGCGCGGTCGCTCGGCGCCGCCGCCGTGGGCCTGGTCGCGGTCGTCGGCCTGGCCGCGGTCGTCGGCCCGTGGATCAGCGGTCAGGTCGGCGGCGACCCGGTCGACCCGCGCCGCTACGTCGAACCACCCCAGGTGGACAGCCTCGACGAGAGCCCGCTCAACCGGATCTCCGGCTGGATGCTCGCCCCGGGACAGCAGCTTTTCACGTATCAACCGGCCAGCCCGCCGGCCGGTAGGGCGACCACGGTGCGGGTGCGGCTCGCGGTCCTCTCCGACTACGACGGGGTGACCTGGAAGGTCGGCGCGCTCTACCGCAACGCCGGCCGGGTGCTGCCCGAGTCGACCCGTCCGCCCGGCACCGACGTCACCGAGCTGCGGCAGCGGATCACCATCGCCGGGCTGACCGGGCGGCTGCTGCCCGCGGTGGCCACCCCGGCCGAACTCTCCGGGGCGCGGGTCGCGTTCGACGCCGGCACCGGCACGATGATCCGGCCGGAGGGGCTGACCAGCGGGCTGACCTACACCGCCACGTCCGAGGTGCCGACCCCCGACCTGAACCTGCTGCCGACCGCCGAGGCGCCGGCCGGCGACGCCGTGGTGCGCTACCTGACCGTCGGCGACGGGGTGCCCGACCCGATCCAGAAACTCGCCGAACACCTCGCGGACGGCAACGGCGGGGCGTTCGACCGGGCCAGTGCGATCGAACAGTTCCTCGCCGGGCACTACCGGGAGACTCCGGACGCGCCGAGCGGGCACGCCTACCCGAACCTGGCGTACTTCCTGTTCGGGCCGCGCGGACGGGGCGGCCAGGAGGGCACCTCCGAACAGTTCGCGGCGTCGTTCGCGCTGCTCGCCCGCCTGACCGGGCTGCCCAGCCGCGTGGTGGTCGGCTTCGACGCGCCCGCCAAGGGCGGCCAGGTCACCGGCGGGGATGCGATCGCCTGGCCCGAAGTGCTCTTCGACGGGCTCGGCTGGGTGCCCTTCGACCCGATGCCGACCAGCGACGACCCGAGACCGGTGGAGGAGGACTTCACGCCGAAACCGACCACGCCGCCGACGACACCGCCGCAGACCGACACGTCGACCGGCAGCGCGCCGCCGTCGACACCGGCGGCGGCCGCGGCGGTGCGGCCCGGCGGCGGGCTGTCCGGCCCCGTGGTGGCCGGCGCGGCGTCCGGGTCGGTGCTGCTGGTGCTGATGGCGGCCGGGCTGACCGTGATGCGACTGCGGCGGGGGCTGCGGCTGCGGCGGCTCGGGAAGGGCAGTCCCGACCAGCGGATCACCGGGGCGTGGCGGGAGTTCACCGACGCGTTGCGGCTGGCCGGGCAACCGGTGCCGGGTCATCTTTCGGCCACCGAGATGGCGGCGTACGCGGCGGCGCCGCCCGCCGCGCGCCGCACCGCTCTGCTGCGCCGCGCCACCCCCGTCGCCCCGTCCCGCCCGTCCTCCATGTCGGCCGCGCCGGCTTCGTCGGCGTCGCGCTCACCCTCGGCGTCCCCGGTGGGGCCGAGCTTGTCGTCGGCCTCCACCTCGGCGTCGTCGGTCGCGGCTTCCACCTCGGCGTGGTCGGTCGCGGCTTCCACCTCGGCGTCGTCGGCCTCGGCCTCGTCGGCCTCGGCTTCGGCGACCGCGGCCGGCTCGTCCTCCCCTTCGTCGGTGCCTTCACCCGCTCAGGCCGCGGAGTCGGTGGAGGTGGGCGACGCGGGCGCGCAGCCGCCGCTTCCGCCGCTTCCGCCGTTGGATGCGCTGGTGGATGCGGTGAACACGGTCGGGTTCGCGCCCGGGGCGGCCGCCGCCGGGCAGGCGGACCGGGCCGGGGCGCAGGTGCTGGCATATGCGGCGGCGCTGCGCGAGCGGCAGTCATGGTGGCGGAAAATCTGGTGGACTGTCCACCCTGGACCCCTGCGCTGGCATCGCTGA
- a CDS encoding alpha/beta hydrolase, with translation MDFLKPFVLPVGDQSPERHEFHDLYLPGEIAAPRPAILIVPGGPLPAEVRPTQRDWPVFQGYARLAARRGMIGAVVEHRLYSPAEYATGAANVAAVVETLRSDPRVDENRLAIWLYSGSALFAADWLREPPSWLRVLAMSYPVVEAFPGWPADERFTPVAAVAEAGDLPIVLTRVGREQPIIAGPVNRFVEAAVASKADLEIIDLPDGQHTFDAKDDNDESRAAINRAMDLVTAKLA, from the coding sequence ATGGACTTCCTGAAGCCCTTCGTTCTGCCCGTCGGCGACCAGTCTCCGGAACGCCACGAGTTCCACGATCTCTACCTGCCCGGCGAGATCGCCGCGCCACGCCCGGCGATCCTGATCGTTCCGGGCGGCCCCCTGCCGGCCGAGGTTCGCCCGACGCAGCGGGATTGGCCCGTTTTCCAGGGGTACGCCCGGCTCGCCGCCCGCCGCGGGATGATCGGAGCGGTCGTCGAGCACCGCCTCTACAGCCCCGCCGAGTATGCGACCGGCGCCGCCAACGTGGCGGCCGTCGTGGAGACCCTGCGCAGCGATCCGCGGGTCGACGAGAATCGGTTGGCGATCTGGCTCTACTCGGGTTCGGCCCTGTTCGCCGCGGACTGGCTGCGCGAACCGCCGTCCTGGCTGCGGGTGCTGGCGATGAGCTATCCGGTGGTGGAGGCCTTCCCGGGATGGCCGGCCGACGAGCGGTTCACGCCGGTGGCGGCGGTGGCCGAGGCCGGGGACCTGCCGATCGTGCTGACCCGGGTCGGCAGGGAACAGCCGATCATCGCCGGGCCGGTGAACCGGTTCGTGGAGGCGGCGGTCGCGAGCAAGGCCGACCTGGAGATCATCGACCTGCCGGACGGCCAGCACACCTTCGACGCCAAGGACGACAACGACGAGTCCCGGGCGGCGATCAACCGGGCGATGGACCTGGTCACCGCCAAGCTGGCCTGA
- a CDS encoding sensor histidine kinase: MSITGDAQQRVGPDEQVRVEQERLAALHEYRLRDTPPGEELQAVLRVAATIAGVPWASLNLIDERSQFQLVTLSRAPVQCARDDSMCAVTVESGRFTHVPDARLDPVYRNNPWVTGVLGDIRFYAAAPLITPAGHALGTLCVTDSVPHHLRPEERAQITDLAAIVVAFFERRRQARETAELAATVQARQRWTDTLLETIDTAVIACDASEKVTLWNRAAREWHGRSGEGDPRGTDVARRFGLFEPDGVTTIPDDELPLQIALRRGITVTGREMMIRRPVGEPVHVRVNAGPLRGPAGEIQGAVLAQADVTADRRRRRLIEEARERLAAANAELERSNADLTNFAAAVGHDLIAPLAAVGGFLELLAMEGCPEAAAGSAEVTRMRDVIDGLLAGALADRARPSGPARGRR, encoded by the coding sequence TTGTCGATCACAGGGGACGCTCAGCAGCGGGTCGGACCGGACGAACAGGTAAGGGTGGAGCAGGAGCGTCTCGCGGCGCTGCACGAGTACCGGCTGCGGGACACCCCGCCGGGGGAGGAGCTGCAGGCCGTGCTGCGGGTCGCCGCGACGATCGCCGGGGTGCCCTGGGCCAGCCTGAACCTGATCGACGAGCGGTCGCAGTTCCAGCTCGTCACCCTGAGCCGGGCGCCGGTCCAGTGCGCCCGGGACGACTCGATGTGCGCGGTCACCGTCGAGTCCGGCCGCTTCACGCACGTGCCGGACGCCCGGCTCGACCCGGTGTACCGGAACAACCCGTGGGTGACCGGGGTACTCGGGGACATCCGGTTCTACGCCGCCGCGCCGCTGATCACGCCGGCCGGGCACGCGCTCGGCACGCTCTGTGTGACCGACAGCGTGCCGCATCACCTGCGCCCCGAGGAGCGGGCGCAGATCACCGACCTGGCCGCGATCGTGGTCGCGTTCTTCGAACGGCGCCGGCAGGCGCGGGAGACCGCCGAGCTCGCCGCGACGGTGCAGGCCCGGCAGCGGTGGACCGACACGCTGCTGGAGACGATCGACACGGCGGTGATCGCCTGCGACGCGAGTGAGAAGGTGACCCTCTGGAACAGGGCCGCCCGCGAATGGCACGGTCGCAGCGGCGAGGGCGACCCGCGGGGCACCGACGTGGCCCGGCGGTTCGGCCTGTTCGAGCCGGACGGCGTCACCACGATCCCGGACGACGAACTGCCGCTGCAGATCGCCCTGCGTCGGGGGATCACGGTGACCGGCCGGGAGATGATGATCCGCCGGCCGGTGGGCGAGCCGGTGCACGTACGGGTCAACGCCGGTCCGCTGCGCGGCCCGGCCGGGGAGATCCAGGGCGCGGTGCTGGCCCAGGCCGACGTGACCGCCGACCGACGTCGCCGCCGGTTGATCGAGGAGGCCCGGGAACGGCTGGCCGCCGCGAACGCCGAGCTGGAACGTTCCAACGCGGATCTGACCAACTTCGCCGCCGCGGTCGGCCACGACCTGATCGCGCCGCTCGCCGCGGTCGGCGGCTTCCTGGAACTGCTGGCGATGGAGGGTTGTCCGGAGGCGGCCGCCGGTTCGGCCGAGGTGACCCGGATGCGCGACGTGATCGACGGTCTGCTCGCCGGAGCGCTGGCCGACCGGGCGCGCCCTTCAGGACCGGCCCGGGGACGCCGATAG
- a CDS encoding ATP-binding protein — MGVLLDDREQRRLAALHEYRLLDSPAGNELEAVVRVAATVARVPTATLNLIDENRQCQLTTVGFDGGDSPRSESMCAIRFQTGEFTYLPDASLDPTYRANPWVTGVHAKVRFYASAPLVTPDGYALGSLCVFDSEPAELDDEQIARLKDLADVIVALFERRRQARLNAELAAIAEARQRWTDTLLETIDVAVVACDRDGRLTLFNRAARDWHGLDADPGVDPNDFADRYFLFDIDGETPLPADRVPLLRALHEGSVSNAEMLIRRRGGDPVHVTVNGRALVGPDGIPLGAVVAMNDVTTDRAQQRAIEHARRELAAANEELRRSNADLTNFAGAVSHDLVAPLAAVGGYLELLEDVVTGQPRDWVDAASRAVTRMRDLIGSLLDYARAGSAPIRRTPSDLGDILTSVIADLNAEILASGARILSPAHLPVVSCDPVLARQLLQNLIANAIKYRHPDRRPCIVITAARAEEAWAVTVADNGSGIPPDQRRRVFDMFTRLDGTSASGHGIGLSSCLRIVDRHGGTIHVTDNEGGGTKIIFTLPDR; from the coding sequence ATGGGCGTGCTGCTGGATGATCGGGAGCAGCGGCGACTCGCCGCGCTCCACGAGTATCGTCTGCTCGACTCGCCGGCGGGGAACGAGCTGGAGGCGGTCGTCCGGGTCGCGGCCACGGTCGCCCGGGTGCCGACCGCCACGCTGAACCTGATCGACGAGAACCGGCAGTGCCAGCTGACCACGGTCGGGTTCGACGGCGGCGACTCGCCGCGCTCCGAGTCGATGTGCGCGATCCGTTTTCAGACCGGCGAATTCACCTATCTCCCGGACGCCAGCCTGGATCCGACGTACCGGGCCAATCCCTGGGTGACCGGCGTCCACGCGAAGGTCCGGTTCTACGCGTCGGCGCCCCTGGTCACCCCGGACGGCTACGCGCTCGGGTCGTTGTGCGTCTTCGACTCCGAGCCGGCCGAGCTGGACGACGAGCAGATCGCCCGGCTCAAGGACCTCGCCGACGTGATCGTGGCACTCTTCGAGCGCCGCCGGCAGGCCCGGCTCAACGCCGAGTTGGCCGCGATCGCCGAGGCCCGGCAGCGGTGGACCGACACGCTGCTGGAGACGATCGACGTCGCCGTGGTCGCCTGCGACCGGGACGGCCGGCTCACCCTGTTCAACCGTGCCGCCCGCGACTGGCACGGCCTGGACGCCGACCCGGGGGTCGACCCGAACGACTTCGCCGACCGGTACTTCCTGTTCGACATCGACGGGGAGACGCCGCTGCCGGCCGACCGGGTCCCGCTGCTGCGCGCTCTGCACGAGGGTTCGGTCAGCAACGCCGAAATGCTCATCCGGCGCCGCGGCGGCGACCCGGTCCACGTCACCGTCAACGGCCGCGCCCTGGTCGGCCCGGACGGCATCCCGCTCGGCGCGGTCGTCGCGATGAACGACGTCACCACCGACCGTGCCCAGCAGCGCGCCATCGAACACGCCCGCCGCGAACTCGCCGCCGCCAACGAGGAGCTGCGCCGCTCCAACGCCGACCTGACCAACTTCGCCGGCGCGGTCAGCCACGACCTGGTCGCTCCGCTCGCCGCCGTCGGCGGCTACCTGGAGCTGCTCGAAGACGTCGTCACCGGCCAGCCCCGCGACTGGGTCGACGCCGCCTCCCGCGCCGTCACCCGGATGCGCGACCTGATCGGCTCCCTCCTCGATTACGCCCGTGCCGGCAGCGCCCCCATCCGCCGCACCCCGTCCGACCTCGGCGACATCCTCACCAGTGTGATCGCCGACCTGAACGCCGAAATACTCGCCTCCGGCGCCCGGATCCTCTCGCCGGCCCACCTGCCCGTCGTGTCCTGCGACCCGGTCCTGGCCCGCCAGCTCCTGCAGAACCTGATCGCCAACGCGATCAAATACCGCCACCCCGACCGCCGGCCGTGCATCGTCATCACCGCCGCCCGCGCGGAAGAGGCCTGGGCGGTAACGGTCGCCGACAACGGCAGCGGCATCCCCCCGGACCAGCGCCGCCGAGTCTTCGACATGTTCACCCGCCTGGACGGCACCTCGGCGTCCGGTCACGGCATCGGCCTCTCCAGCTGCCTGCGCATCGTCGACCGGCACGGCGGCACGATCCATGTCACCGACAACGAGGGCGGCGGGACGAAGATCATCTTCACGCTTCCGGACCGCTGA
- a CDS encoding response regulator, translated as MIRRRRQGSDRLGGSREATGQRWTAGRVSAAGYGSVIGLLALGGAAAHLGIDGAQAQRAPIDRAYQALDTLSSLRSQLQDAQRGERGFVLTADEHYLAPYTSAATQVPQSLARLRQLLGADTAHRQTLDDLQASATATVDYLGLAVTQLRDEGFRDARPDVLGTAGTETLDRAGRFIDTLRQDQLTVLHARQQQQQEQESRALWLVTAALGAASAIALTAWRATRSPAPSPPAEPAAAVETFSASDSASEPAEETWHTPLRVLLAEDDPVNQKVAQFMLGKLGHRVDTVGNGLEAVQALRAADYDVVLMDVQMPILDGLEATRLIRSEFPADRQPHIIAMTASVLAEDRAACRASGMNDYLPKPVNLPDLTSALTPLLDLGHDLPGDDGESGDARTAPDADRESEVRARLDDISDGAPSDPERTLLARLLRSFTTGTPAGIDRLAALFTAGDVPGVRAQAHTLNGSASNIGAVHLAGMFAAVEADARAGRLPRNAATMAAIRAEYAAVVPVCERLADELSAATAH; from the coding sequence ATGATTCGTAGACGGCGTCAGGGTAGCGATCGGCTCGGCGGCTCCCGCGAAGCGACGGGCCAGCGGTGGACGGCCGGGCGGGTGTCGGCCGCCGGCTACGGGTCGGTCATCGGGCTGCTGGCCCTCGGCGGTGCCGCCGCCCACCTGGGCATCGACGGCGCGCAGGCGCAGCGGGCGCCGATCGACCGGGCCTATCAGGCGCTGGACACCCTGTCGAGCCTGCGGAGCCAGCTGCAGGACGCGCAGCGCGGCGAACGCGGCTTCGTGCTGACCGCCGACGAGCACTACCTCGCGCCCTACACCTCGGCGGCGACCCAGGTGCCGCAAAGCCTGGCGCGGCTGCGTCAGCTGCTCGGCGCCGACACCGCGCACCGACAGACGCTCGACGATCTGCAGGCCTCGGCCACCGCCACGGTCGACTACCTCGGTCTGGCGGTCACCCAGCTGCGCGACGAGGGTTTCCGGGACGCCCGGCCGGACGTGCTCGGCACCGCCGGCACCGAGACGCTGGATCGTGCCGGCCGGTTCATCGACACCCTGCGCCAGGATCAGCTGACCGTGCTGCACGCCCGGCAGCAGCAGCAACAGGAGCAGGAATCCCGGGCGCTCTGGCTGGTCACCGCGGCGCTGGGGGCCGCCTCGGCGATCGCGCTGACCGCCTGGCGGGCCACCCGATCGCCGGCCCCGTCGCCGCCGGCCGAGCCCGCTGCGGCGGTCGAGACGTTCTCGGCATCCGACTCGGCTTCGGAGCCCGCCGAGGAGACCTGGCACACGCCGCTGCGGGTGCTGCTGGCCGAGGACGACCCGGTCAACCAGAAGGTCGCCCAGTTCATGCTCGGCAAACTCGGCCACCGCGTCGACACCGTCGGCAACGGTCTGGAAGCCGTCCAGGCGCTGCGTGCCGCCGACTACGACGTGGTACTCATGGACGTGCAGATGCCGATCCTCGACGGCCTCGAGGCCACCCGCCTGATCCGCTCGGAGTTCCCGGCCGACCGGCAGCCGCACATCATCGCCATGACCGCCAGCGTGCTGGCCGAGGACCGGGCCGCGTGCCGCGCCTCCGGCATGAACGACTACCTGCCCAAGCCGGTCAACCTTCCCGACCTGACCAGCGCGCTGACCCCGCTGCTGGACCTCGGCCATGACCTGCCCGGCGACGACGGCGAATCCGGCGATGCCCGGACCGCGCCCGACGCCGACCGGGAGTCGGAGGTCCGCGCCCGCCTGGACGACATCAGCGACGGCGCACCCAGCGACCCGGAACGGACCCTGCTGGCCCGCCTGCTGCGCTCGTTCACCACCGGCACCCCGGCCGGCATCGACCGGCTCGCCGCGCTGTTTACCGCCGGCGACGTCCCCGGGGTCCGCGCCCAGGCGCACACCCTCAACGGCTCCGCCTCCAACATCGGCGCCGTCCACCTGGCCGGCATGTTCGCCGCGGTGGAGGCCGACGCCCGCGCCGGCCGCCTCCCCCGGAATGCGGCCACCATGGCCGCCATCCGCGCCGAGTACGCCGCCGTCGTCCCGGTCTGCGAACGCCTCGCCGACGAGCTGTCCGCTGCCACGGCCCACTGA
- a CDS encoding cellulase family glycosylhydrolase: MRSVTPVVARSLPLLLAAGATVSSATTPASAATAAVKPAAAILASTTVPGARDSLTPAQRLAAVQSAKQINYYPAGGSWTRMWTDFDAKKIDADLAKARALGADSVRAIVFPSAFGYPTPKPEYAAKLAQFVSLAAARGMTVKVTLFDWWDGYSDVAGSTTWANALLAPFRNDDRIISIELQNELDPTDPAAIGWAKKLLPVIRKAVPGVPVTIPISSSAGVAGLSTLKSAMAATPLDYYDFHLYGNSERALASIRQAQAAVAPAPLVIGETGTNTLQSSEGEQAAYLARVFAAAEVAGVNAVAPWTLNDFAAGSIPDSGVARIPEQYWYGLYRADSTAKPAAAVAKAEWNGAPSPTGLMDLGFENAAGQTPWRSYLSDLGTPTRTQTAARSGKWSVMLTNTGKTAAGSPSYRVSPIEPVQPGRRWHAEVWVRGKNETGSTQIALSWFDVNDRWIGGASSADLPSGTTDWTRLSVDGVAPAGAASLQVHLKSGADTGTVWFDDVAISAS; encoded by the coding sequence ATGCGCTCCGTCACCCCCGTCGTCGCCCGTTCCCTGCCGCTGCTGCTGGCGGCCGGGGCGACGGTCTCGTCAGCGACGACCCCGGCGTCCGCCGCCACCGCGGCGGTCAAGCCGGCGGCGGCGATCCTGGCCTCCACGACCGTGCCGGGCGCGCGGGACAGCCTCACCCCGGCCCAGCGGCTCGCCGCGGTCCAGTCCGCCAAGCAGATCAACTACTACCCGGCGGGTGGCAGCTGGACCCGGATGTGGACCGACTTCGACGCCAAGAAGATCGACGCCGACCTGGCCAAGGCCCGGGCACTCGGTGCGGACAGCGTGCGCGCCATCGTGTTCCCGTCGGCCTTCGGCTACCCCACCCCGAAACCGGAGTACGCCGCGAAGCTGGCCCAGTTCGTGTCGCTCGCCGCGGCCCGGGGCATGACCGTCAAGGTCACCCTGTTCGACTGGTGGGACGGCTACTCCGACGTGGCCGGCAGCACCACCTGGGCGAACGCGCTGCTCGCCCCGTTCCGTAACGACGACCGGATCATTTCGATCGAACTGCAGAACGAGCTCGACCCGACCGACCCGGCCGCGATCGGCTGGGCGAAGAAGCTCCTGCCGGTGATTCGCAAGGCCGTGCCGGGGGTTCCGGTGACCATCCCGATCAGCTCGTCGGCCGGCGTCGCCGGCCTGTCCACGCTGAAGTCGGCGATGGCGGCGACGCCGCTGGACTACTACGACTTCCACCTGTACGGCAATTCGGAACGCGCCCTGGCCTCGATCCGGCAGGCCCAGGCCGCCGTGGCGCCGGCCCCGCTGGTGATCGGCGAGACCGGTACGAACACGCTGCAGTCCAGCGAGGGTGAGCAGGCCGCATATCTCGCCCGGGTGTTCGCCGCCGCCGAGGTGGCCGGGGTGAACGCGGTCGCGCCGTGGACGCTGAACGACTTCGCCGCCGGCAGCATCCCGGACTCCGGCGTCGCGCGGATCCCCGAGCAGTACTGGTACGGCCTGTACCGCGCCGACAGCACCGCCAAGCCGGCCGCCGCGGTGGCCAAGGCCGAGTGGAACGGCGCGCCGTCCCCGACCGGCCTGATGGACCTCGGCTTCGAGAACGCCGCCGGTCAGACGCCGTGGCGGTCCTACCTGTCCGACCTCGGCACGCCCACCCGGACGCAGACGGCCGCGCGGTCCGGCAAGTGGTCGGTGATGCTGACCAACACCGGCAAGACGGCGGCCGGGTCACCGTCGTACCGGGTGTCGCCGATCGAGCCGGTGCAGCCCGGGCGGCGGTGGCACGCCGAGGTCTGGGTCCGCGGCAAGAACGAGACCGGCTCGACGCAGATCGCGCTGAGCTGGTTCGACGTGAACGACCGCTGGATCGGCGGCGCCTCCTCCGCCGACCTGCCGTCCGGGACCACCGACTGGACCCGGCTGTCGGTCGACGGTGTGGCTCCCGCGGGCGCGGCCAGCCTGCAGGTGCACCTGAAGTCGGGGGCCGACACCGGCACGGTCTGGTTCGACGACGTGGCGATCAGCGCCTCCTGA